The following coding sequences lie in one Oncorhynchus kisutch isolate 150728-3 linkage group LG3, Okis_V2, whole genome shotgun sequence genomic window:
- the LOC109882961 gene encoding isotocin-neurophysin IT 2, translating into MTGAAVSVCLLYVLSVCSACYISNCPIGGKRSIMDAPQRKCMSCGPGEQGRCFGPSICCGEDVGCWMGSPETAHCMEENYLPTPCQVGGRPCGSDTARCASPGVCCDSEGCSADQSCFAEEEGDNQIGQSEGSNSADVILRLLHLADHTPPHKVHQ; encoded by the exons ATGACTGGAGCCGCCGTGTCCGTGTGTCTACTTtacgtcctgtctgtctgttcagccTGCTACATCTCCAACTGTCCCATCGGGGGCAAGAGGTCCATAATGGACGCTCCACAGCGCAAG TGCATGTCTTGTGGGCCAGGGGAGCAGGGCCGCTGCTTTGGCCCTAGTATCTGCTGTGGGGAGGATGTGGGCTGCTGGATGGGCTCCCCGGAGACGGCACACTGCATGGAGGAGAACTACCTGCCCACCCCCTGCCAGGTGGGAGGGAGACCCTGTGGATCTGATACAGCACGCTGCGCCTCACCGGGAGTCTGCTGTGACTCAG AGGGCTGCAGTGCGGATCAATCTTGTTTCGCTGAGGAGGAAGGCGACAATCAAATCGGCCAATCAGAGGGCAGCAACTCTGCAGACGTCATCCTCAGGCTCCTGCACTTGGCTGACCACACACCTCCTCATAAAGTCCACCAATGA
- the LOC116357744 gene encoding fatty acid binding protein 1-B.1-like — protein MSFSGKYQMESHDNFESFMEAVGLPDELIQEGKDLKSISEIEETGDHFKVTVTTGTKILTNSFTIGQETELESPTGGKVNSVVMREGNKLTAILNGIEYVTELTDANTLVNTMTLSGMSYKRTSKRM, from the exons ATGTCTTTCTCAGGGAAATACCAGATGGAGTCACATGACAACTTTGAGTCTTTCATGGAGGCTGTTG GTCTCCCTGATGAGCTTATCCAGGAGGGCAAAGACCTCAAGAGCATCTCTGAGATTGAGGAGACTGGAGACCACTTCAAGGTGACTGTCAccacggggacaaagatcctcACCAACTCCTTCACCATTGGCCAGGAGACGGAGCTCGAGTCGCCGACCGGGGGGAAGGTCAAT TCTGTGGTGATGAGGGAAGGTAACAAGCTGACGGCCATCCTGAATGGGATCGAATATGTCACAGAACTTACAGACGCAAACACCCTCGTCAAC accatgactctgtctggcaTGTCATACAAGAGGACCAGCAAACGAATGTGA